A segment of the Streptomyces sp. NBC_01235 genome:
GAGGCGGCCGGCCTCTCCGTCGACGACACGCTCGTCGTCCCCGGTGACTTCCGCCCCGAGTCGGGGTTCACCGGCTGCACCGCCCTCCTCGATCTGCCGCAGCCGCCGACCGCCGTGTTCGCGGCCAGCGACCAGATGGCCCTCGGCGCGATCGAGGCGCTGCGCCGGCGCGGCCTGCGGGCGCCGGAGGACATGAGCGTGGTCGGTTTCGACGACCTTCCGGAGGTCCGCTGGTCGGCACCGCCGTTGACCACCGTCCGCCAGCCCCTCGCCGACATGGGCAAACTCGCCGTCCGCACGGTCCTGAGCCTGACCCGCGGCGAGCGCCCCGACTCGCCGCGGGTGGAGCTGGGCACGGAGTTGGTGGTGCGGTCGAGCACCGCGCCGCCACGCGGCTCTAGCTGAGCGCCTCGCGGATCGCGTAGTAGGCCGGCTTCGGCGCGAACTCCTCGTCCCACGGCAGGGCCGCGCCCTGACCGGGGAAGAAGGCCGGAATCCACGAGTACTTGTCGGTGTAGTCCCAGACGGTGATGCCGACGCACCGCCGCACCGCGAGGCACGCCTCGGTCATGTCCCGGTACCAGTCGGCCTGTTGGGCCAGCTTCTCGTCCGTCGCGGGCAGCAGCATCCGGACGTCGACCTCGGTGAGCGCGGTGTCCAGGCCGAGCCGGGAGAAGCGGCGGAGGTTGTCCTCCAGGGTCGTCGGATAGCCGTACTGCAGGGCGAGATGGGCCTGCAGGCCGATGCCGTCGAGCGGAACGCCCTGCGCCTTCAGCTCCTTGGCCAGGTTGTGGTAGGCATCGCTCTTCGGGCCGACGGCCTCGATGTTGTAGTCGTTGAGGTACAGCTTCGCCTTCGGATCGGCCTGGTGGGCCCATCGCAGCGCGTCGGCGATGTAGCCGGGGCCGAGCGTCTTGTAGAAGATCGTCTCGCGGTAGGTGCCGTCCTCGTTGAACGCCTCGTTGACGACGTCCCAGGAGTAGACCTTGCCCCGGTAGTGGCGCACCTCGGTCTGGATGTGCTTCTTCAGGACGGCGCGCAGCTCGTCGGCCGTCCACTCCTTGGCCGTCAGCCAGCCGGGCAACTGGCTGTGCCAGACGAGGGTGTGGGCACGGACCTTCTGGTGGTGGGCGCGCGCGAGATCGACGATCTCGTCGCCGGCCGTCCAGTCGAAGACACCCTGCTGCGGCTCGGTGGCGTACCACTTCATGCCGTTGCCGGGTGTGATCATGT
Coding sequences within it:
- a CDS encoding endo-1,4-beta-xylanase → MPSPAVRTRLRLAGTLAAVLVAAGVVSGPAAQAHEEPAHGKPRTTLADLAQRHGRYFGSATDNPELTDTAYTKVLGSEFDMITPGNGMKWYATEPQQGVFDWTAGDEIVDLARAHHQKVRAHTLVWHSQLPGWLTAKEWTADELRAVLKKHIQTEVRHYRGKVYSWDVVNEAFNEDGTYRETIFYKTLGPGYIADALRWAHQADPKAKLYLNDYNIEAVGPKSDAYHNLAKELKAQGVPLDGIGLQAHLALQYGYPTTLEDNLRRFSRLGLDTALTEVDVRMLLPATDEKLAQQADWYRDMTEACLAVRRCVGITVWDYTDKYSWIPAFFPGQGAALPWDEEFAPKPAYYAIREALS